AAAAACAATCTCGAATTCCTTAATGGCCAAGgagaacaggtagatctctagGGATTTGATCTTCATATCCTTAACCAGGTGGCCCAACTTGGTGAAGACTCCTTGTCTTCGGCTTTACCTTCGTGAGCCATGTGGCCTTGACCATGACTGTGGCCCCTAAGACCACTACCGAATCCTTTGCGCAAGCCACCATGGCCTCTGAGTCTTCCAGGCCCCCCTGCTGCATCGGCTTCATCCGTTAATTTGGTGTTATTTCAAGAAGCAACAGTCCAGTTTTTAGTCACACTCCAGAGGAGAGCTTCTCTAAACCTTCTTAGCTTTTACTGCTGCCCTCTATTTCCAGTATGCTAATTCAAGAGGTCTCTCTGGACTGTCAAGGAATAAAAAGTTTATGGTCACATATTAATTTTGCATTAGGTTCTTAATTTTCATTGTATTGTCTACTCAGAATACAATATGTGAATTCTAAAGACTTTGCTGAGAAATAATTGATAGTTTAAATTGCACATATTTAATGTACATGTTTTCTTATTAATATATTTGCCATGTTTTaatgtgtatatacccaaaacaTCACCAGTCAAATCTACTAGACTGGGTATAGCTCACTGGAGACTGTCTAACACTGTGTGCATGCTTGAATCCAAgcaccacttaaaaaaaaataatcattaagtCCTCTCCCTTCCCAAATTTTCAGTAGCTCCTTTGGCTTTGTAACctgttcttctccctttttttgGTTCCCATTCCATACCAAGACACCCACTGATCTcgtgaaatttaagaaaatacaagTTGATACAATGGCAGTCATTTCATTGGCACTGTGAGAGGAAAAATAGCTTGTCTGCCCAAGTGTCTTAGTAGTCCTGTCTGTTCACACTTTCTGAGTTAGTAGTGTTGGATCATAGTAGGTATGTCATATAAATAAAGATTAATTTATCTATTACAATTACAATGGGAGCTTTTTTGATACTTGGTCACTTTATTTACATTTCCTTCTTTATTGCATGCTTCCATGAAATACTCCCTTCTCTTTTGTCCTGCTTCTGTCCTGGAGtttggatgttttctttttttttaatgattgatttattattttgtatgcattggtgttttgcttgcatgtatgtgtgagaatGTTGGACCCccctgaaagtggagttacagtcagttgtgagctactgtgtaggtactgggaattgaacctgggttctctgaagagcagccagtgctcttaacatttgagccatctcttcaatccctagatgttttcctttgaaacagcTGTCTGGCAGATGaaccttcctttctgtttatgTAGAAGGCATGAGTATTTTAGTCTTTAGGAAATTTTAATAAAGACATGTTTGAAGCTGGATGTGGCGGTGTATGTTAGTAATCTCAGTATTtgagagggcagaggagaaagaatCCTGACCCTCCCATGGGCCATACGTCTGGGATGGGGCAGATAGACACCTACTTTTTTCAGAAAGGAATTAATTTCCTCATCACTTTGCTTCTTTATTGAAGAGTTGGGCTTTTTACTGTCAGTCATTATGTAGGGTTGCCACTGCCCGGAAGAAAAGTTGAATTgccttttagctttttttccctcctttgatATTAATAATTGAACTCTTGGCATTGTACATACTACCGAGTTCTGTGTAGTTTTAGTGTGTATGATGCTGGAAGCTTATTACATGGAGTAATTGAAGCCTACTTTTACTAAGCAGAAGCATATTCTCTAATGAAAGTACTGTGTAAGAACAGAAAACTAAACAATACAATTATTGGGATAATAATTGTACCTTCTAAAAGTGTCTGAAGTTGATGAGCATTGAGAAGACTTTTTACAAAAACTGGTACATTCTCTCAATTGATTCTGTGACCCAGGATGCCTAATTTTATCACTGGAAATGCAGTTTCCTCCAATTCCTGGCCTTCTAATAGGGAAGTAGTTTTGGCATAAAGGGGGAAATTGGGAGCTGAGCTTCCTTGTCCAGCCTATGTTAGAGTGAGTACCAGTTCTCAAGGCTGCTTCTCTGTTTTTAAGCACATTGATTTTGAGCAAAAAACAAATATTGAGGAAACACTTAAAAGTTTGGTATACTTTTCCTTTTAACTAGATGAAGAACTTCCCGATTACATTATGGTGATGGTGGCCAACAAGAAAAGTCAGGACCAAATGACAGAGGACCTGTCCCTGTTTCTAGGGAACAACACAATTCGATTCACCGTATGGTATGTTTCTGAATATCTGTGCCTCAGAGCAAAGTTAGAGTTGATATTCTGTATAGGAGGAGTGCTCCGCAGTCTTGTGAGGTTCACTGTGGAGAGGCATTCTGTGGGCTGTGCCGCACAAGCCTCAGGAGGTTTCTCCGTCTGTCAGTGGGAAATAGTAAGTCACCTGCTCTCTGTACTTGTGAGGATAACTTTGCTGGTGCATCAGAGTGTTCACAGATATGCCTGCACCGAAGGCgccttgatgtgtgtgtgtgggtttgtctTACTGCCTTCTACACTTCACCATCCCCTCCCGtcacccctccccacactccccagCACAACCACTTACAGTGAGCTAGGCTTTCTTTTGGCTTTCATGGgataacttttttccttttgtttttgttttaagctgGCTGTTCCTGACACATGCATGTCCTCATTTGACAAATATCTCCATCATCTTTACagtttgaaatttcaaataagcaaacttatattttcatataaaatatttatgatttgaACTACCCGTTATCAAACTACACACTCCCTTAGTTGAGAATAAGCATAATATTAAGTTTAAGAAGCCCAGCTTCAGTTATCAGGCTTAAGGTAGAGCAAGAATGGGAAAGGATAATTAATGCTGTCTGAGGACAGGTAAGGAGATACTCATAAGAATGATAATTAATGCTGTCTGAGGACAGGTAAGGAGATACTCATAAGAAGGCCCACTGACTTAAGACCCATCAGCTACAGTGAAAGATGATGATGGAGCAAAACTGAGTGAGCACTTACCCTACTTAATTTGAGTAGGAAGCACTAAGGGAGACGGTGCCTGTTCACATCTTGACTCTCAGGGAAAGAGTAACTTTCACAGTGTTTTGGCAGCTGTATGCCTTATGGCTCTTACAGCAACACTATTTTGAAAATCTGTGCAGAATTTTCTGCTTTATATTGCATAGTTTGGAGCACATTAAGAGTACAGTAATCCTTACGTGTTTAACACACTGcttcattgtgtatatatacccTCTCAGATGATGGTGTTCTTAACTGAGGGGATTATACTATGACTGTGAATACTTCTTTCTTTAAAGTCATGAGTAGTTCAGGAATTTGTTTCATAAGTATTGTAAGCTGACCTTTGACTAAACCTTTAGATCACTTGGGGTTTACAGCCCATCTGAGCTAAGCTAGAAGACTGGCCTCATAGGTTCTTTCTTAGATGGCTTAATGGAATGCTTAAGACAGATTTCATAATATACCATTAACTTAACATCAGGTCTCACCTTGCTCCAACTACAGTTCCACATGCCCTCATGCAAGGAATTGTGTCTTCTCTTTGGTTGGTGCTTCACTTTCATCAGTTCACTAATGCTAATCAGACTATCCtgatttttaattggtttttggtttgtgtttgtttaccTGTGTAGATACACacggatgtgtgtgcatgcacgtgtgtgtgtggcgCGCGCATTTGTAGAACTGAATGTGATGTTGGGTGTCTCACTGGATCACTCTCtagttattgagacagggtctctcactaaacccagAGCTCAGCGGTTACTTTTAGTCTACCTAGAAAGTTTATCCCAAGCACCCCGTCTCTGCCTTACTTGAAATGCTGGTGGCTTTCAACACCTAgcttttacatgggctctgggaatcagCTTCAGGACCTGGACCTGCACCCAGCCCTGCCCAGCGCTactcttgtgatttttttgtttttgatgtcaGTTTTTTAACTTTACACTaaggtctttctctctctctctttttttttttttcctcatcctaattttttttttttttttgaaaacctgAGATAATTGTGTTCATGAGGAAACTGGCATGTGAAGAGATTCTAAATGGAGCAGTAGGAGACTTCTGGTGTCTATGAGAGGGTGTTGAAAGGATAGCTGTGCAAGTATGTCTTTTATAAAACTATTAAGATGAGTGTGTTACAGCAAGGTTGTAGCTGTGtgcttaattttgaaaataatagagtaaaatgggatagcatattttaaaattctttactaacttttttttaacctctcaGAATTACGTTGTTCAAGAAGCCATGTAAATAGTTTAAATATTAGCCACTGGATTAGGGTGTTTataattcagtggtagaacatgtgCTTACTGGAACATGATCCTTAGTTTAACCCTGTGGAGAGGGTGAGAAAGGAGGGCGAGTGTGAGACACGCccatgcgcacgcgcgcgcgcgcgcgcgcgcacacacacacacacacacacacaagtaaaacagTTGTGGCAAGCAGTATTCTATGTTTGGGATAGTTGTTTATTTTACTGTTAGCTGTATTAGTCTTTAGTCCTTAGAAAacaagatgactttttttttaaatcaagacttGTCAGAtaatgtctttgtcttttttctttggtgctggggattgaacccagggctttgtgtgtgttcttaacatTCTGTTCTGGTTCTGCTGATGCCGTGTAATCCTAGCTacctgggaaactgaggtagggaggttcgtgagttcaaggctagctgaGGCAacttagaccctgtctcaagaagtaaAAAAGAGAGCTGTGGGTGTGTGTCAGTGGTATTAGAGTGCTTGAATGGTGTGTATACTGCTAGAGATCAAGTTTCTAGGACTTACAGAAGCTGCTCTGCTTCTGAGCTGCCTCCCCacccctattttttttaataatttatttaactttatgtacattggtatgaCAGTATCAGattccccaggaactggagttacagacagttgtaagctgccatgtgggagctgtggattgaacctgggtcttctggaagagcagccagtgctcttaactgctgggccatctctccagcccctccccactcctaTTGTAAggccttttaaagaaaaaaataatgtacagATGGAAAGTCCAGTTCGGTATTACTAAATGCCTTAAAAGAGCTAACCTGAATATAATGTCAGATTTAGAGtggcaattaaaatttttattaagggaggctttgttttttgtctttttaggcTCCATGGTGTATTAGATAAACTTCGCTCTGTTACAACTGGTAAGATTTGTAAAATTGAgagccttttaaaatttttgcttgtTATAGCATGTgatcctttcctttttaaagttatttatgctGCTCTTGGAAGAATATCCGTCAGTTTAAGAGGTGTGGTTCATCTGAATTGTAAGAACATTAAACTTAATGTGATTTGGCAATAATGGGCAAGACTGCGTTATGTATCAAAAGGAAGTAATTATAATGTGCCCAAACCTTAACCTTTAAGAGACCTCACTGCTTTATAATTGAAAGTTATCTAAAGGTCTAATATCTACAGTCATTTAATAAGTCAGATAAACTATTATGATATATAGGGATGCTATTCAACAACTAAAAGTAATCTGGAATGAgatgagaaaacacaaatattatcCTAGTATTTAAAACATGTGGATCCTCTTGCAAAATAGTAAtaacataataaattattatttgtagtgataggagcggcggggctgcgtccccagcaccccagccgcctggttcggctagctttacccgaaataattacacggacactatattcttttaaacactggttggccctttagctctagcccttactggctaattctgatatcccgatcaacccatctctaataatctgtgagcaccggtcttacccggaagattctagcctacgtccatcctgggtcggagcttcatcgtgtgtgtttGCCCGGGAgtggggcatggcgtctctctgaggtttctgccccgagaggagagctgtcgagtctctgagctcacttcctcttcctcccagaattctattgtttactcctcccacctatgttttaacctatgagaccaagcagtttctttattgcttaaaccaatgaaatcaacagattgatatatgacactcccacctcaattattagtagtagtaatGATAAATGTTACTTATTGTTGTGGCAGTTCTCCTTTAAGGACCCCATCCCCCACGTTTTCAGTTGTCTTTTATCCCCTAGTGCTTAAAATCTCTTAATAAACACCAACTGCTTTTTAAACTACCATGTTTGAGGAACTAGAAATGTAGCACAGttggtagagtacctgcctagcacacatgaatccctgagttcagtttctggcaCTGAAGAAAACAACCATGGTAACACGTGCCCAGAATTCCCAATACTCCAGAGGTAGGAGCAGGAGAATGGaacttcaaagtcattcttggtGGTATATCCAGTTACCTTGGACTTCATGAGAcctgttttgtttgaaaaaagaaaacagctggaCGGTGGTCCTTttaggatctctgagtttaaagccagcctggtctacaaagtgagttccagtgcacagagaaatcctatcgtgaaaaaccaaagaaaacaaacaaacaaaaaaatactttgaagttattactttaaaaaattcttttctacGTTATTGCTTTTGAATTGGTgatgagagaagggaaagatAAGAACAAGATTACCAAGGTCATGCATTTTCTTTCCAGAGCCCTCTAGTCTCAAGTCTTCAGACACCAGCATCTTTGATAGTAACGTGCCTTCAAACAAGAGCAGCTTTAGTCGAGGAGATGAGAGACGGCACGAAGCTGCAGTCCCTCCCCTTGCTATTTCTAGTTCTAGGCCTGAAAAAAGAGATTCCAGAGTTTCTACAAGTTCGCAGGAACAGAAATCCACTAATGTCAGGTAAAGTCCAGTGTCTGCTATGGTCAGATAGGCGTGTGAATGTGATACTTATGTTAGATAGTATGTCCATTAGTTCCTATTTCAGCAATTTTTGGAGATAGTGAAATGATCACagattagttacttttcttgtcatTTGTTGCTGTTACAAAATCTTGTATTTGGAACGTCTTGTATTTGGCTCAGAGTTCAGAAGGCTCTCAGTTCCTCACAGCTGTGGAAGCAGGATAGATAGAGTTCAGAAGGCTCTCAGTTCCTCACAGCGTGGAAGCAGGATAGATAGAGTTCATGGTAGCAAAAGCATATGAGAGAGATTCCTAATATCAGAGGGAACGAGGAAGCAAAGAAACCTAAACCAGAACCTGGGTTGGATGTTATCAGCAAAAGTCTGTTCTTAGACACTCATGATCTATGTTGACCAATTGGGCCCTGAGTCTTAAAAGGATCCATAGCCTTTAAAGTAGCGTAGTGAACTAGGGATCTAGTACTTAACACATGAGCATGTATGGGACATTCCagatttgttattttgtttttatgtgcataggtgttctgtctgcatatatgtcagtGAAccctgtgcatgcctggtgcctcttgaggccagaagaaggcattggatccccttgcactggaattacagatggttataagccagtgtgggtgctgggaatggaacccaggtcctctggaagaccagatAGTGCTctggccatctccccagccccctccatGTTCAGACCATAACAAATCTTGAGCAAGTTTTTGAATAAACTAATGGTGACcagaatatgatttttttttattttaaatgtaataaataaaagtttaaagtatGAGGGCTAGGAATGGTGgtataagcatttatttttttttatttgattttttttgtttagtattttgccagtatgtatgtctgtgtaccatgctCTTGTAGCACCCATGGGGTTCTTCAGAGGTTTGgagccactggaactggagttacacatagcTGTTAGTTGcagtgtgagtgttgggaaccaaacctggatcatCTATAAGAGTTCtctgaatcactgagccatccctccatccctggtacaaacctttagtcccagcacttgggaggtagaggcagatggatggacCTTAAattagccagagctacataggaagacactgtctcagaaaaagaaagaaaagaaaaattaatggaTATGATTTGAAAACagtttgaatattaaaaaaccttccatatttttctcaataaattttTTTGAGTAAACATTCTTTGAAGTTTTCAGAATAATAATGCTTTGGTTTTGTTgaaatgctttgctttattttgtcttACTAGACATTCTTATGATGATGGAGCTTCAACCCGGCTAATGTCAACAGTGAAACCTCTGAGGGAGCCAGCACCCTCTGAAGATGTGATCGATATCAAGCCAGAACCAGATGATCTCATTGATGAAGACCTTAATTTTGTGCAGGAGAATCCCTTATCTCAGAAAAAACCTACAGTGACACTTACGTATGGTTCTTCTCGCCCTTCTATTGAAATTTATCGACCACCCGCAAGTAGAAATGCAGACACAAGCACTCATATAAACAGGCTGCAACTTCATCAGCCGCAAAACAGTACTCACGCTGCCACGCAGCTGGATGTGCAGAGCAGCCAGGTGTACGAAGCAGGACGCTTATGTGAACCAGAAGTGCTGAGCAGCGTAGATGACACTTACAGCCCCTTCTTCAGAAACAACTTGGATAAGATGAGCATTGAGGTTTgtatagattttatatagatttttGCTTAACCAGGCTAGAAACTGACAGTTGTTGATTCCAGATATAACCTAAGCAACTAAACacattgcatatttattttaaatagtgtCTTTTCTTGGACTGGCTCTGTATAGGGATTTTTATGTCATGCACATGTGCCTTGTAATTTTAGCAATTTGAGTTAGTTTTACCgttctttgtctttctgataTCTATGCAGATAAGTCCTTTAGACTTAAGCAACCAAAAAAACTCAGTTTGAATAGTTTATCTAACAGTGCTGTGTGTAAccattataaaataaattgaaagttCTTTTGACTTAGCTATTCGAggagatattttcctttgtttacaaGAAACCCAGCCCTTTCAAGTCTTAAAGTCatctttaagaaatgaaaacaaatatttttgtgatAGAACTTTGTTTTCACTGCAAGATAAGCTTAAATGTATCTCATTATAGGACGAAAACTTTCGGAAGAGAAAGTTGCCTGTGGTAAGTTCAGTTGTAAAAGTAAAAAGATTCAGTCAtgatggagaagaggaggaggaagatgaggattATGGCTCCCGGATAGGGAGTTTGTCCAGCAGTGTGTCGGTGCCGGCAAAGCCTGAGAGGAGGTACCTGGGTATAGCTGTAAATTAATCTTCAACTGCTTGACGTGGCTGCAAGAGTTTTTTGCGGCTTGGGCAGTGTTGGGGAAGAAACCTGGGGACTGCATGCTAATACTAGCTAGATAGGTGCCCTGGCACTAAATGTCTTACAGTTTTTGGGTTTTGAGAGAGacaattattaatgaaaaatgaCTTGCTTAAAATTGGAGAGAATTGCAAAGACTAGAAATTAATGAGGGAGAAAATGTTAATAtggcatcattttttaaaaagctataggGTTCCAATCTAATTGACATGTTCTAGAAACTATTCTTTGTTTAAAACAGAAGCTATATAGTAACAGCATAATAGAAGGTTAGCATGtaaataattgaaatttaaaacttacaaaaataccttttttaaaaactcttttagaCCTTCTCTTCCACCTTCTAAACAAGCTAACAAGAACCTAATTTTGAAGGCTATCTCTGAAGCTCAAGAGTCTGTCACAAAAACAACTAACTATTCTGCAGGTAatttcaatgtgtctgtttttaccAGTAAGAGATTGCTTCCTTAGACTGATCTTGCTTGTCTTGATGTTTAAAGTAAAAAGGCTTTTGCCAGATACAAAGGCCAGAAGGAAAGTCTTCCAGAAAATGGCTTTAGAGGTTTCAGCAGTTGGAGAGGCTGTCAGAGGAATTCTTTCTTGGAGCTCTGTTTTCATATGCATAAACTAGATAATACCCAGAATTTATACAGGGAATTTTGAGAAAGTTCATGGCTTTCTTATTAACATTTAGCTTGTATTATGTATGTGCTTTTGTAGAAAAGAACTAAATTGGACAATAACAAGTTGCTGAAACTAGAGAAATTTTTTGTTTACTCTTGCTATGCAGCTGATTGAACTCATATGCTTGGAAAGCCCTGTTCCACTGAACCACACTCCCAGACCCAAacaagaaatttctttaaaactacTATATAAATAGACCAGTCTCTTTTCCCTTGATGGGACCTTGCAATAGAATGTAAAACAGAGAATTGTTAGTTTTTACCCTAATTATAACAGAAGCACTAAAATCATTTGGGGTCACATACTTGGTGTCAAGTGTTTATAACAAAACTTTCTTACAGAAGACTCATTCTAAAATGCAAGGCAGTCAGTATTGTTTTGTGCTTCTGCTGCATTCTGGACTTGTTCATCTGCTGAAGCTAGTGGAGAATTTTGTGATAGAAATTGCCAACTCTGAAATACAAGTTTTTATGTGAATTTGGTGGACATTCTTAGAGCTTTTTTGTACTTGCCCTTTGTCACCCATGACCTTTTCTGGAAGCGAAGTAAATGATTCTTGGTCCTCACCTTCTGCTTCTCCTCATCCCTCATTTAAACTTGAGCATACAGCATTAAATAGATTTGGGGTGGTCAGGAGAAGACGAGCGTGTGCTCTAACAGTCTGCCTTTACTTTCTGCTGGGAGAGCAGTGACAATTGCTTAGAATAATGATTTAGAGAATTCCCGTGACCTTAACATTCCTTGCtttgtacactttttttttcttcttcacattttTGAGTATTTTGCTAGAGTCTATAAAAGTGCATTGGCTCCCCTAGAGatagagttactgatggttgtgagccaccatttgggtgctaggaatttaacTCTGGTCCTTGtcggagccaggcggtggtggcgcacgcctttaatcccagcactcaggaggcagaggcaggcggatctctctgacttcgaggccagcctggtctacaagagctagttctaagacaggcaccaaatctacagagaaaccttgtctaaaaaaaccaaaagaaaggaaaaaaaagagagagagagcatctgtACAGAAATTAATATGCCTTCCTACTGAGTAATCATGCCAGATACTCAAGCGTGAATAGAGGAGGTCTGTATTCTTTCTGGCTAATGCACAAAATGGGACCAGCTTTAAACAGAACATTTTACTAGCTTTATAGCTATGCCTTAGGCTTATGCATTCTGTGTGTGCTGTCATCCTTAAATCTCATCAGTTCCCGCCTCTAAGTCACACTTTGAACAATTTAGACATGCTGCATACAAGTCTGGCCATTTGGACAAATGGGAAATTTACACAGCAAAAGTATTGTCGCAGTTACTTAAGTATATCagtgttttgtgtctgtgtctgtgtctgtgtcccatTCTCCCATAGCAGGTTATTGAGGGTCATTCTGCCCCATGGCAGAATTAAACCTTTCCTGGAAAGAACCAGGGCTTGATGGCAGTCTGCAACTTAATGGGGAATGCTACTCAGTTCCCAGTGCTTGCTATTCGAGACCTGTTCTTTGAAATGGGGATGAGCCTAAGGGCAGGTTGTAAATTAAggtgatttccttttgtttttggaaGTAGAGGTAACTGGAAGCATGTTAGTGAACAAATCTTTTAGggagaagttttttttgtttgttttgtttcatttgaaacAGATTCCTATTATGTAGCtcggactgtcctggaactcattatgtagaccaggctgacctggaacccagcagagatctgcctgcctgtctctgcctcccaagttctgggattagagcTATGTGCCACAAAACAAGGATCTTAGTGAACAAATTGTTCACTAaaacaataatagaaatatttcttcACAAACCTAAATTTTAATTACAAGTATAAAATTGTCCTTTCCACAGCTTCTAACAAGTCTAATCAGTGTACTAAGTTTTGAGTTATATTGGTGGTACCTCTCCTTGAGCTTCTTTGTGCAGCTTACTACCCAAGCAAGTTTAGTAGATCCTGTATAGCATAAATTTATTACTAACAGTTTCTTCTAGAtcacagccagtactcttaacaacTGTCTCTCCAACTATTTCACAAGTAGACTATTAGGCTATAGAGATGATtgggcactggctgttcttccagaggatctggatttaatcccagtacctatTTCGTTGCTCAGAACCATCCATAACTCTCCTGACCTCCGCACAGGCTCCAGGCCTGCACGtaggtgcacatatatacatatcggCAGGACATATAATTCtaaaaaggaaatttagaaaGTAGTTGGAGATTCCcacattttaagaaataacattaagcctggttgtgcatgcctgtaatcctagcacatgggaaaTAGAGGCAAGAGATTAAGATCATTTTCAATttagtgaatttgagaccagcctaatagctcagcggttaagagctttgcctgctcttccaaaggtcctgagttcaattgccagcaaccacatgttggctcacagccatctgtaataagatctggtgccctcttgaggaagaggcctgattgtcctcatcaacttacaATATGAAACCCactatggacaagttcaacagaacctccATATACGAGCTGCCCatgcattgccagggcataaatttcattttcatttcattttctggtctatagtgagaccttgtcgcaaaagaacttttaaaaaatagcattgaAACATTCTTTACTTATTTACGTTACAGTTTGAAATCACTGTATGACCCTGTCACTGCATTTGATTTAAAATGACTACATACGTGATAAATTGTATTGTGacatatagtttttgttttgggtttttgaagcAGGCCTTCACTATGTAGTTCAGTCTGGTCCAGAACTCATTGTAGATCCATTGCCTCAACCTCTTTAGTGCTGAGACTCAAGCTTTAGATGCTGTTTACATAGAAGCAAGGCAAATAACTTGAATGTCTTTCTTGGGAATATTACAAGAAAAACTAGTTTCTTTGTTCTGAACTCCATAACTAATCTGAACCCAAGGATAGCATTCCAGTGTTGTTAACTGTGACGTTCTGAAGTAGTAACCATGAttatatgtttgtttcttttgtttttatgtgaagTTCCACAGAAACAGACACTTCCAGTTGCTCCCAGAACTCGAACTTCTCAAGAAGAATTGCTAGCGGAAATGGTCCAGGGGCAAAGCAGGGCCCCCAGAATAAGTCCTCCTGTTAAGGAGGAGGAAGCAAAAGGAGATGGTACAGAAAAAATTCAAGGTAAGAGTTAACCATTTTATTTACACTTTATCCTTGGGAtactaaatattttcaaatatgttttatgGAATATTAGTTACATTATGAAGAAAGTGACAAATTGTGTACACAAAGAATGAGATCTTGTAGAGAA
The Microtus ochrogaster isolate Prairie Vole_2 chromosome 1, MicOch1.0, whole genome shotgun sequence DNA segment above includes these coding regions:
- the Zc3h14 gene encoding zinc finger CCCH domain-containing protein 14 isoform X3; translated protein: MEIGTEISRKIRSAIKGKLQELGAYVDEELPDYIMVMVANKKSQDQMTEDLSLFLGNNTIRFTVWLHGVLDKLRSVTTEPSSLKSSDTSIFDSNVPSNKSSFSRGDERRHEAAVPPLAISSSRPEKRDSRVSTSSQEQKSTNVRHSYDDGASTRLMSTVKPLREPAPSEDVIDIKPEPDDLIDEDLNFVQENPLSQKKPTVTLTYGSSRPSIEIYRPPASRNADTSTHINRLQLHQPQNSTHAATQLDVQSSQVYEAGRLCEPEVLSSVDDTYSPFFRNNLDKMSIEDENFRKRKLPVVSSVVKVKRFSHDGEEEEEDEDYGSRIGSLSSSVSVPAKPERRPSLPPSKQANKNLILKAISEAQESVTKTTNYSAVPQKQTLPVAPRTRTSQEELLAEMVQGQSRAPRISPPVKEEEAKGDGTEKIQGTQQRQLLSRLQIDPVMVEAMEMSPAEMTDLSVAQKPEKLLERCKYWPACKNGDECAYHHPISPCKAFPNCKFAEKCLFVHPNCKYDAKCTKPDCPFTHISRRIPVLTSKPVVSSPAPSSNGQLCRYFPACKKMECPFYHPKHCRFNTQCTRPDCTFYHPTITVPPRHALKWIRPQTSE